The genomic region TGTACTCATTATCCTCTTATTAGAGAAGATATAGCTAAGTTATTTACTAAAACAATTGTAGATCCAGCAAAAGAAACTGCTATTGAGCTACAAAAAACTTTAAAAAACCTTAATCTTCTTAATCCAGCAACTGAAAAAGGAAAAATTGATTTCTTTGTAAGTGGTGAAATTGAAAAATTTAAAAAAGTTGCTGAAAAATTTTTAGGATTTAAAATAGATAATATCTATCAAGTAGAAAAGTAATATTTAAAGAGCCGAGAAAAAATCTCGGCTCTTTTATATTTAATCTTTCTTTATTTTTTCTATTGTAAATCCTGTAAATCCATAAATTACAGATAGTATTGGAGAAATAAGATTAAAGAAACAATATGGTACATAAACCCATGGTCCTACTCCTAAAGCACTCATCATAAATGCTCCACAAGTGTTCCAAGGTACAAGTGGTGATGACATTGTTCCTGAATCTTCTAAAGCTCTTGATAAGTTCTTAGCAGCTAATCCTCTCTCCTCATAACTTTCCTTAAACATTCTTCCAGGTATAACTATTGAAAGATATTGATCTCCAGCTACATTATTAACAAATATAGGTGTAAGTATAGTAGCTAAAATCAATTTTCCATCAGTATTAGCAAATTTCAAAATCTCTTGAGCTATTCTTCCTAACATTCCTGATTTTTCCATAATTCCACCAAAAGTCATAGCACACAATATTAGTGAAACTGTCCACATCATTGAATTAAGTCCACCTCTTGTTAATAACTCATCTACCATTGGCATCCCTGTATTACCTACATAACCATAATGTAGCGAATAAAGAGCCTCTTTTAAACTAGCTCCTTGTGCAAAAACTGCTGTTATTGCTCCTATTAATGACCCTATAAACAGTCCTGGTATTGCTGGAACTTTCATTATTACCATTCCTATTACAAAAACAGGAATTATTAATAAAAATGGATTTATATTAAAAGCATTAGCTAAAGTATCTAGTATTTCATTTATTTGTGCAGTATCAACCTCTCCCCCTGATGTTTTTTTCAAACCTAAAATTACAAAAGAAATAAGGGTAATTGTGTAAGCTGGTACTGTAGTATATAGCATATGTTTTATATGTTCAAACAGATTCGAGCCTGCCATAGCTGGTGCTAATGTTGTTGTATCAGACATTGGGGACAGTTTATCTCCAAAATATGCTCCTGATATAATAGCCCCTGCTATTATTGGTCTAGGAAGTCCTAATCCCTCTCCTATTCCTACCAATGCAATTCCTACCGTGGATGCAGTACTCCACGAACTTCCTGTAGCTATAGATACTATTGAACATATCACCACAGTAACTGGTAAAAATATAGTTGGATGTATT from uncultured Fusobacterium sp. harbors:
- the nhaC gene encoding Na+/H+ antiporter NhaC, whose product is MKKKQVTLFYALLPVIFLVVTLYYSVQVAKLDVHIPIFISAIFAAFVAKVSGCATWNELEDGVVDTIKMSMRAILILMIIGMVIGSWILSGVVPTMIYYGLKIIHPTIFLPVTVVICSIVSIATGSSWSTASTVGIALVGIGEGLGLPRPIIAGAIISGAYFGDKLSPMSDTTTLAPAMAGSNLFEHIKHMLYTTVPAYTITLISFVILGLKKTSGGEVDTAQINEILDTLANAFNINPFLLIIPVFVIGMVIMKVPAIPGLFIGSLIGAITAVFAQGASLKEALYSLHYGYVGNTGMPMVDELLTRGGLNSMMWTVSLILCAMTFGGIMEKSGMLGRIAQEILKFANTDGKLILATILTPIFVNNVAGDQYLSIVIPGRMFKESYEERGLAAKNLSRALEDSGTMSSPLVPWNTCGAFMMSALGVGPWVYVPYCFFNLISPILSVIYGFTGFTIEKIKKD